In Tiliqua scincoides isolate rTilSci1 chromosome 1, rTilSci1.hap2, whole genome shotgun sequence, the following are encoded in one genomic region:
- the LOC136656392 gene encoding protein lifeguard 3-like isoform X1 — MSHPTAPPGYDDRNPLYPPPSGGYPGVYPQPPPYGSGYPQPGGYGQPGGYPQPVPPMPTVPMNFVDSYDSGGTEGGGNFHVADWDDKKVRHTFIRKVYSIISVQLLLTVGIIAIFTFVDPVSNFVRRNVAVYYSSYAVFLVTYLVLVCCEGPRRRFPWNLILLTIFTLAMGFMTGTIASFHSTKAVLISMIITAIVAIIVTVFCFQTKVDFTSCAGLFCVLGIVVMVTGIITAIVLAFKYVYWLHMLYAGIGAVAFTLFLAYDTQLVLGNRKHTISPEEYVYGALKIYTDIVYIFTFLLQIVGSRD, encoded by the exons ATGTCGCATCCCACTGCTCCCCCAGGCTATGATGACCGAAACCCACTCTATCCTCCACCATCCGGCGGATACCCTGGAGTTTATCCCCAGCCTCCACCATATGGTAGTGGGTATCCCCAGCCTGGAGGTTATGGTCAACCAGGGGGGTATCCTCAGCCAGTCCCTCCGATGCCTACCGTCCCAATGAACTTTG TTGACAGCTATGACAGTGGCGGTACAGAAGGTGGTGGGAATTTCCATGTAGCAGACTGGGATGACAAAAAAGTTCGGCACACGTTCATTCGCAAG GTCTACAGTATTATCTCGGTGCAGTTGCTTCTGACTGTGGGCATCATTGCAATCTTCACTTTTGT TGACCCTGTGAGTAATTTTGTGCGGAGGAATGTTGCTGTGTACTATTCATCTTA TGCTGTATTCCTGGTCACTTACCTGGTGCTGGTCTGTTGCGAAGGCCCACG GAGACGCTTTCCATGGAACCTTATTCTTCTCACTATCTTT ACCCTGGCCATGGGATTCATGACTGGCACCATTGCTAG CTTCCACAGCACAAAGGCTGTTCTCATTTCCATGATCATCACAGCTATTGTGGCCATAATAGTCACAGTCTTCTGCTTCCAGACAAAG gtGGATTTCACATCATGTGCCGGCTTGTTCTGTGTTCTGGGCATTGTCGTTATGGTGACAGGCATTATCACAGCTATTGTCCTGGCCTTCAAATAT GTGTACTGGCTTCACATGCTGTATGCGGGCATTGGTGCAGTTGCCTTCACCCTG TTTCTGGCATATGATACCCAGTTGGTGCTCGGAAATAGAAAACACACCATCAGCCCTGAGGAATACGTCTATGGTGCCCTCAAGATCTACACAGACATAGTCTACATTTTCACCTTTCTCTTGCAGATTGTGGGCAGCAGAGACTAG
- the LOC136656392 gene encoding protein lifeguard 3-like isoform X2 gives MSHPTAPPGYDDRNPLYPPPSGGYPGVYPQPPPYGIDSYDSGGTEGGGNFHVADWDDKKVRHTFIRKVYSIISVQLLLTVGIIAIFTFVDPVSNFVRRNVAVYYSSYAVFLVTYLVLVCCEGPRRRFPWNLILLTIFTLAMGFMTGTIASFHSTKAVLISMIITAIVAIIVTVFCFQTKVDFTSCAGLFCVLGIVVMVTGIITAIVLAFKYVYWLHMLYAGIGAVAFTLFLAYDTQLVLGNRKHTISPEEYVYGALKIYTDIVYIFTFLLQIVGSRD, from the exons ATGTCGCATCCCACTGCTCCCCCAGGCTATGATGACCGAAACCCACTCTATCCTCCACCATCCGGCGGATACCCTGGAGTTTATCCCCAGCCTCCACCATATGGTA TTGACAGCTATGACAGTGGCGGTACAGAAGGTGGTGGGAATTTCCATGTAGCAGACTGGGATGACAAAAAAGTTCGGCACACGTTCATTCGCAAG GTCTACAGTATTATCTCGGTGCAGTTGCTTCTGACTGTGGGCATCATTGCAATCTTCACTTTTGT TGACCCTGTGAGTAATTTTGTGCGGAGGAATGTTGCTGTGTACTATTCATCTTA TGCTGTATTCCTGGTCACTTACCTGGTGCTGGTCTGTTGCGAAGGCCCACG GAGACGCTTTCCATGGAACCTTATTCTTCTCACTATCTTT ACCCTGGCCATGGGATTCATGACTGGCACCATTGCTAG CTTCCACAGCACAAAGGCTGTTCTCATTTCCATGATCATCACAGCTATTGTGGCCATAATAGTCACAGTCTTCTGCTTCCAGACAAAG gtGGATTTCACATCATGTGCCGGCTTGTTCTGTGTTCTGGGCATTGTCGTTATGGTGACAGGCATTATCACAGCTATTGTCCTGGCCTTCAAATAT GTGTACTGGCTTCACATGCTGTATGCGGGCATTGGTGCAGTTGCCTTCACCCTG TTTCTGGCATATGATACCCAGTTGGTGCTCGGAAATAGAAAACACACCATCAGCCCTGAGGAATACGTCTATGGTGCCCTCAAGATCTACACAGACATAGTCTACATTTTCACCTTTCTCTTGCAGATTGTGGGCAGCAGAGACTAG